A genomic window from Triticum urartu cultivar G1812 chromosome 7, Tu2.1, whole genome shotgun sequence includes:
- the LOC125525581 gene encoding uncharacterized protein LOC125525581 — protein sequence MESTTALKTITLGQQSCKVFGRLLRLWDAINMKSKFADPLISIDGVLLDEDGNMAQISVPKKFHRQFRPLLTEGHVYIFNDIAAVDIKNKTHIYHHQNYMLQFKHSTKVHRLESRGTNIPKFSFNFCPFDNLSEKDTFAKPLQDIIGVISHIGPFDYASQTSTNKLRKIKIRNLDEQTQEIRLWGHHGETFDEEAVLKKSQEGIVVGIFAGLTAGSFLGTLHASSTSATKVYIDLDTSEVKNYQTSYKWESPALRQQLPQVMHLSPIQAAGKMYTLQQISDMPNSNFQEGATYSTIAKVKSTVPSTNWYYKGCKHCDRGYNNNSDTPTCLCTNSSPKPLYKLPITLTDDSGDLDVIAFSKIAEELVERDAIQASQNMKVDTAEHVTALDNAIGKTRLFYIGMKVDLVSRFPISYVIKKSFPVDNAQMLPSTKSTPSKELVNSPSSPKSIQSPGSLTQVHLGNTIPPPCQSATMDTDKNINRYSSAKRSIEFTEDGATNKEGQQQEHQQEHLQDTQVHLQVVKKHKQDIADNNVKMNNYEGQEDNSNKNT from the exons ATGGAATCCACTACAGCCCTTAAAACCATCACTCTTGGTCAACAGAGTTGTAAGGTATTTGGACGACTCTTGCGCCTATGGGATGCAATAAACATGAAATCCAAGTTTGCGGATCCTCTCATCAGCATTGATGGTGTCCTTTTAGATGAAGAT GGCAATATGGCGCAGATCAGTGTACCCAAAAAATTTCATAGACAATTCCGCCCCTTACTCACAGAAGGACATGTCTACATCTTCAATGATATTGCAGCTGTTGATATAAAAAACAAAACCCATATATACCACCACCAAAACTATATGTTGCAATTCAAGCACAGCACTAAGGTTCACCGACTTGAGAGCAGAGGAACAAATATACCAAAGTTTTCCTTCAATTTTTGTCCATTTGATAATCTATCAGAAAAAGATACTTTTgcaaaaccacttcaag ATATAATAGGAGTCATTAGCCACATTGGGCCATTTGATTATGCAAGTCAGACATCTACAAATAAACTCAGGAAAATCAAAATTCGAAACCTAGA TGAACAGACACAAGAAATACGTCTTTGGGGCCACCATGGTGAAACATTTGATGAAGAAGCAGTACTCAAAAAATCACAAGAAGGCATTGTAGTTGGCATTTTTGCGGGTCTCACAGCTGGGAGCTTTCTAG GTACCCTGCATGCATCATCAACCTCTGCAACAAAAGTTTACATTGACTTGGATACATCTGAAGTTAAAAACTACCAAACCAG CTATAAATGGGAATCTCCAGCTCTGCGACAGCAACTACCTCAGGTTATGCATTTATCTCCTATTCAAGCAGCAGGGAAAATGTACACACTTCAACAAATATCAGATATGCCGAACTCAAATTTTCAG gaaGGAGCTACCTATAGCACCATTGCAAAAGTTAAATCTACTGTACCTTCAACTAATTGGTACTACAAAGGATGCAAACATTGTGACAGAGGATACAACAACAATTCAGATACTCCAACATGCCTTTGCACAAATTCATCTCCAAAGCCATT GTACAAGCTACCAATTACACTTACAGATGACTCAGGAGATTTAGATGTCATTGCTTTCTCTAAAATTGCTGAAGAACTGGTTGAGCGAGATGCCATCCAAGCTTCTCAAAACATGAAAGTTGATACCGCGGAACATGTGACCGCACTAGATAATGCCATTGGGAAAACCAGATTGTTCTACATAGGAATGAAGGTTGATTTAGTATCCAGATTCCCCATAAGTTATGTCATAAAGAAAAGCTTCCCAGTTGACAATGCACAAATGCTTCCCTCCACAAAG TCAACTCCAAGCAAAGAACTGGTGAACAGTCCATCATCACCAAAGAGCATCCAGAG TCCGGGGAGCCTAACACAAGTCCACTTGGGCAATACTATTCCTCCCCCTTGCCAATCTGCAACTATGGACACCGACAAAAACATAAATAG GTACTCTTCAGCGAAAAGAAGCATCGAATTTACAGAAGATGGAGCCACCAACAAAGAGGG TCAACAACAGGAACATCAACAGGAACATCTTCAGGATACACAAGTGCATCTCCAGGTTGTCAAAAAGCATAAGCAAGA CATTGCAGATAACAATGTGAAAATGAACAACTATGAAGGACAAGAGGATAACAGTAATAAAAACACATAG
- the LOC125524241 gene encoding uncharacterized protein LOC125524241 codes for MPSRAAVALHAEPCCRRPPPLQSGAAEHPSDRSRQSLQVGAVGRPPPRPLPSSATESARGSSAFPRVHHGIVLLFSAAVHAGEHGGLPTTPSSPMAASTVPLHLDPCRWKPDAAA; via the exons ATGCCGAGCCGTGCCGCAGTCGCCCTCCATGCCGAGCCGTGCTGCCGTCGCCCTCCACCGCTCCAGAGCGGCGCCGCCGAGCACCCAAGTGACCGCAGCCGCCAATCACTCCAGGTCGGGGCCGTCGGCCGCCCTCCACCCAGACCATTGCCGTCGTCGGCAACGGAAAGCGCAAGAGGAAGCAGTGCCTTCCCAAGGGTCCACCATGGCATCGTGCTCCTCTTCTCCGCGGCCGTTCACGCTGGCGAGCATGGGGGGCTCCCGACCACGCCCTCCTCCCCGATGGCGGCGAGCACGGTGCCTCTCCACTTAGATCCGTGCCGGTGGAAACCCGATGCAG CTGCTTGA